Below is a genomic region from Leptospira venezuelensis.
GAAGTTTTTTCCTTCTTCTCAATTTCTTCCCAGGCAAGTTTTAGATCTTCCAGATATTTGATAATTTCAGAAAGGATCTCGCTGTCCTTCTTCATGTTTGCTTCGAGTAACCGTTTTTTAATATAAACATAAATACCAAGAAGGTTGTTTGCGACCTCTCCACCGTTCTCCATGTTTAGAGCGAGCATCAGTTCAGTCACAATCTCTTGGGCTTTTAGGATATTATTATTCACCACGTCGTACTTGCGGGGTGTATTATTCTCGATGGCAACGTTCAGGAAGCGAATAGCCCCTTCATATAACATCACGATAAGCCGGCCCTGACTCACAGTAGAAATTTCATTGGATTTATACTGTTCGACGGACGCCGTCGATTTTCTAGCAAGTGACATGTGTCTCTCCTGAAATACTTTTCGACAAAATTCCGGACCGCCTTAACGTGGACTGGTAATTCTTAGCGTATCGGATGCGAAAATTCTTGGCAAGCCTGATTCCCAAACCCAGAAAAAAGCTT
It encodes:
- the fliS gene encoding flagellar export chaperone FliS — encoded protein: MSLARKSTASVEQYKSNEISTVSQGRLIVMLYEGAIRFLNVAIENNTPRKYDVVNNNILKAQEIVTELMLALNMENGGEVANNLLGIYVYIKKRLLEANMKKDSEILSEIIKYLEDLKLAWEEIEKKEKTSSVVPMPSAGSQRTGLSLQG